TGCGCTCGCCTTCGCGACCTTCGGATATCCGCCGGGTGAGCGTGCGCGCGAGACGCTCGCCGGGCTCGTCGGCGCGCGCCTCTGCCGGCTCGACGCGCTCGTCGCCGACATCAACTAGGAGCTGAAAGGGCGCCCTTACGAGATCGTCTTCGTCGGGGGCGGCGTTTAGTTTCGCACGCGCCCGCGCCATGCCGGGACGCTTCGCGCGCTCGCCGGAACGAAAGACGCGGGGCCGCCGTCTTTCACGAAACTCGAAACGCTGGCGCTCTCCGCTATCGCCTTTCAGCAGCCGATCTCCCGCTCCGGTCTGTCGCGCCTAGCCGGACACGACGTCAGCAGCGACATCTCGGCCGGTTGAAGAGTAACGACGTCATCGCCCCCTGCCTGCTCGCGCCTCGGCCCGGCGCGCCGATCGCTTGGGTGACGACGCAAAGGTTTCTCGAAGTCTTGAGGAAACTCGTGCATGACCATCATGCCCATGCCGACATATCGATTGCTACGCTGCACGTTCATCTTGATGCTGAGTCCTGCCTAGAAGTTTCTCTCCTCAAGGGACAGAAAGCGGAAGTTGAGCACTTCGCCAGCCACTTGATTGGGGAACGTGGCGTCCGTTACGGCCAGCTTGTCGTGGTGCCTGCCAACCTAGAAGACGCAGGCGAAAAACAGTCGATTCCAGGCGCACACAGTCACTCTCATTAAAATTCCTCGGCCTCTCGGCGCTGGACTACAATCCCATTTTCACGACACCGGCCATATTAGCGAAGGAGCGGCGATTTGTTTTGAACCGGCACTATGGCTCAGGGATTCATGCGAGAGTGTCCTCCTGATCGCCTGGCGTGAGATCTGTCGGAGATATGGAATCTTCGCTCATCCTGGGCCGGTTAGAATAGAGAGTTACAGTAGGGATTGTTTTTCGGTGACGGTTGAGGACCGAGAGAGGGGCTCTCGGGGTCGTCGCGGAGACAATCAATGACTCAGGTGGAAATCTTGGACAGGGCTCGCGGCCGTGATAGCGGCTATAAGGTGGACGCAAGCCGAGGCGAGCGTATTGGCCGCGTGTCGTCCGAATGGTTTTCCAGGCCTTCGGACGAGCGTTATCTGTCCCTGTCGGATCTGTTCGCCGCCGTGCGTGGCCGTACCGAGCGCAGCCGCACGCGGACAATCGAGAGCGCCGCAATCCGAGTGGAAGCCAGCGGCGACGACGCCGAACGGCTTTTACTTGCAATGCCGGGTTCCGACAGTCCGGTCGCCATGACCCATTGGAGTTTCAGCCAGCTCGCGAGCCTCGTCGGCGCGCCATCGGCTTACCTTCGTCAGCTCCCGGCGCCACTGGCGGGGATCAATTTGCAATATGGGCTGACTTCGCACCGGGCCGAGCAGATCAAGACGCTCGAGATGGAAACCAATCGCGTCGAGCTGCGTGCCGTGACCGGCCCCGACTATGGCCGTTATCTAAACAGTCAAGCTGTCTCACCGGCTTTTCACTGATCTCATCCCAGCGACGTTGAGCCCGACGCCGTCCGCAAGTGGCGGCGGTCCCGTGCGCTCGCGTCGATCCCAAGGAGCCATCACGATGTCTTCCAGGATACAGGCCGGAGCGCGTGCCGACGTTTACACGCGCATCACCGCCGAGATCATTGCAGCAATCGAAGTAGGTGCAAGTGATTGGCGCGCGCCGTGGTTCCACAACGGAACCAGCGCCGCCTGTCCGACCAACGTCGCATCGAACAAGCGCTATCGCGGTATCAACACGGTGGCGCTGTGGGTCGCAGCCAAGGCCAACGGTTACAGCGATGGCCTGTGGGGCACCTATCGGCAATGGCAGGACGCCGGAGCGCAGGTGCGCAAGGGCGAACGCTCGACCACCGTCGTGCTGTGGAAGCAAATCGCTTCGTCCGACTCGGCGGATGACGATGACGGCGACGACAGCGGCCGTGTTCGGATGTTCGCCCGAGCCTTCTCGGTGTTCAACATCGCGCAGGTGGATGGATACGAACGTCCGCCGACGAGCATTTTGCCGGAGGAAGAGCGTCTGGCCCACGCCGAGG
The sequence above is drawn from the Methylocystis echinoides genome and encodes:
- the nikR gene encoding nickel-responsive transcriptional regulator NikR — its product is MKSNDVIAPCLLAPRPGAPIAWVTTQRFLEVLRKLVHDHHAHADISIATLHVHLDAESCLEVSLLKGQKAEVEHFASHLIGERGVRYGQLVVVPANLEDAGEKQSIPGAHSHSH